In Plasmodium knowlesi strain H genome assembly, chromosome: 7, one DNA window encodes the following:
- a CDS encoding NifU-like protein, putative: MMHFKNISSCRRLCLKGKITVNICSKMNVHFLNYVDSLNKCLATKNANRILFSTSKNADYVKYVNEINNFIDTFEKNSDDSSSSGENILSILQKIKNEKKYEQNEDLMEIISSIKLLIEKRVRPVIVNDGGDIKFICFDVDDGIVYVQLEGACVTCSQSEITLQYMIKNMLTYYISEIKEIKNVSKNGIIL; encoded by the exons ATGATGCATTTCAAAAACATATCATCGTGTAGACGATTATGTCTGAAAGGCAAAATAACTGTTAACATTTGCAGTAAAATGAATGTGCATTTCTTAAATTATGTGGACTCTTTAAATAAATGTCTTGCTACGAAAAACGCGAATCGCATCCTTTTTTCGACATCAAAAAATGCGGATTACGTGAAATACGTAAacgaaataaataatttcattgacacctttgaaaaaaattctgacGACTCTTCTTCCAGTGGGGAAAATATCCTTTCcatattgcaaaaaattaagaatgaaaaaaaatatgaacaaaatgaagatcTCATGGAAATTATAAGTAGCATAAAACTGCTCATAGAGAAAAGAGTTCGCCCAGTTATCGTGAATGATGGAGGAGATATTAAATTCATTTGTTTTGACGTAGATGATG GCATAGTTTACGTACAACTGGAGGGCGCATGCGTCACATGTTCGCAAAGTGAAATAACGCTGCAGTATATGATTAAAAATATGCTCACATACTACATATCCGAAattaaggaaattaaaaatgtgtcaaaaaatggaattattCTTTAA